The proteins below are encoded in one region of Planctomycetota bacterium:
- a CDS encoding glycosyltransferase family 4 protein: MNPPGTESERPLRIVCNGYVEPSAGSIATAGFMLLQELLERGHDVTFVSKKSFVHPRSLLERFPNLSYQDVGDAATDRVHKLATRFGPVTGLAAAWVNHRKFGRRVMGAIQTLHEADPFDVAFFSGVPAFGRVPGLPAVSWVQGAPGSDVRSLTERGTLLRRTEGRIRLAGMKAYGRYRLTLGLPDYASSDRVIVGSSTSRELLTRHYGVDPGKTAALAYPIDLSDFSPRPQSDAEPSDEPLRLLWLGRIVPRKRLDLLLDAAKLAIEQGCRLHIDIVGNFGFAKGLRKLLDEFPMPEYLSHHPRVPRPEVVGLLRQCDVLVQPSDDEDFGSSVAEAMACGTPVVVGKTNGTGDFMCDQSVRLTDDLPETFAAVLHDLAARKKAGRLLDPESTRRTAEEHFDVRRVVDQLERMLRTVAAQGGKR; this comes from the coding sequence GTGAACCCGCCAGGCACGGAGTCCGAACGCCCGCTGCGGATCGTGTGCAACGGCTACGTCGAGCCGAGTGCCGGCAGCATCGCCACGGCCGGCTTCATGCTGCTGCAAGAGCTGCTCGAACGCGGCCACGACGTCACGTTCGTTTCCAAGAAGTCGTTCGTGCATCCCCGGTCGCTCCTCGAACGCTTTCCAAATCTCAGTTACCAGGACGTCGGCGATGCCGCGACGGACCGGGTTCACAAGCTCGCGACCAGGTTCGGGCCCGTGACCGGTTTGGCCGCCGCGTGGGTGAACCATCGCAAGTTCGGTCGCCGGGTGATGGGGGCGATTCAGACGCTGCACGAGGCCGATCCGTTTGATGTGGCGTTCTTCTCCGGCGTGCCGGCGTTCGGTCGCGTGCCGGGCTTGCCGGCGGTGAGTTGGGTGCAGGGCGCGCCCGGCTCGGACGTGCGGTCGTTGACGGAGCGCGGGACACTTCTCCGCCGGACCGAGGGGCGCATCCGCCTGGCCGGGATGAAGGCTTACGGCCGGTATCGGCTGACGCTCGGCTTGCCGGACTACGCCAGCAGTGACCGGGTGATCGTCGGGAGCTCGACATCGCGCGAACTGCTCACACGCCACTACGGCGTCGACCCGGGAAAGACCGCGGCGTTGGCGTACCCGATCGACCTGAGCGATTTTTCACCCCGGCCGCAGTCGGACGCGGAGCCGTCGGACGAGCCGCTGCGGCTGTTATGGCTCGGTCGCATCGTCCCACGCAAACGGCTCGATCTGCTCCTCGACGCGGCCAAGTTGGCGATCGAGCAAGGGTGCCGGCTGCACATCGACATCGTCGGCAACTTCGGCTTCGCCAAGGGGCTGCGGAAGCTGCTCGACGAGTTCCCGATGCCCGAGTACTTGTCGCATCACCCACGGGTGCCGCGGCCGGAGGTCGTCGGGTTGTTGCGGCAGTGCGACGTGCTGGTTCAGCCGAGCGACGACGAGGATTTCGGCTCGAGCGTCGCCGAGGCCATGGCGTGTGGTACGCCCGTGGTCGTCGGCAAGACCAACGGGACGGGCGATTTCATGTGCGATCAGTCCGTCCGCCTGACCGACGATTTGCCTGAGACGTTTGCCGCGGTGCTGCACGACCTGGCGGCGAGAAAGAAAGCCGGCCGACTGCTCGATCCGGAGTCCACCCGTCGCACGGCCGAAGAGCATTTCGACGTCCGTCGCGTCGTGGATCAACTCGAACGGATGCTCCGCACCGTCGCGGCTCAGGGAGGGAAGCGGTGA